The DNA region TCGGGTTCCATGATCATCAAAATTTCCTTCAACAAAAATTTTTTATCTTCCTGGAACGGATCACTTCTCCGATTACAACCCGGTTTATCGCGGTTTCCCGGGCCAATATAGAAAAGGGAATCGGGTTAAATTTATTTCATTCCTCTCAAGTCTCCTTAATCCGAAGTGGGATCGAAATCGCTTCCTTTCGAGATGTTGTGTTAGACCGCCCGGTCAAATTAAAAGAACTCGGTCTTCCTCCCGATGTTCCTCTGGTGGGAATGATCGCCTGCTTTAAACCCCAAAAAGCTCCTTTAGATTTCATCGAGATGGCTTATTTGGTTCATCAACAAATACCTGAAGCTCACTTTCTGATGGTTGGTGATGGTGAACTTCGCCCTCAGATTGAGGCCCGCATTCAGGCTCTTCATTTGGCTCAAGTTGTTCACCTGGTTGGCTGGCGGAGAGATGTCCCGGAAATTTTACACCTGCTGAATATCCTGGTTCTAACCTCTTTATGGGAAGGACTCCCCCGGGTATTTCCTCAAGCCATGGCCGCCGGTGTTCCCATTGTGGCAACTTGTGTAGACGGAGCTCCGGAGGCCGTTAGAGAGGGTCTGAACGGTTATCTCCTTCCACCAAGGGATATCAAAGGATTGGCCGAAAAAGTTATTTATCTCCTCCGACATCCTGACCTTGCCAGAAAGATGGGCCAGGAAGGAACCCGCCTGGTAGATGAATTTGATATCGATGATATGGTTCGACAGCAAGAAGAACTTTATCTGACACTTCTAAATTCTTTTCGTTGAAATTCACGTAATAAAAGCTACCTTTATATTTAAGATCTCCAGGATGGATAAAATCTTGTAAAAATCCTGGGAAATTATCTCGAGATGCGAAGCTTGATCGGTTCGAAATCGTTTTGAACCTTCAGGTTTTGGCACAGAGCAGAGTCTTTTAATAGAGACTCAGGAGGAAAAGAC from Candidatus Limnocylindrales bacterium includes:
- a CDS encoding glycosyltransferase family 4 protein, which codes for MEVWEGGSIKEYTSLPLYPLLLHTPILPYLPYSHTPILPTRPNLNYKIAHIITKLELGGAQQNTLYTLAHLNRARFQPILITGREGVLIEDANRLQGVTRYYLPSLIREVNPVQDFKALLEIRRILIKEKPVIVHTHSSKAGIVGRWAAKLAGVPFIIHSIHGFGFHDHQNFLQQKFFIFLERITSPITTRFIAVSRANIEKGIGLNLFHSSQVSLIRSGIEIASFRDVVLDRPVKLKELGLPPDVPLVGMIACFKPQKAPLDFIEMAYLVHQQIPEAHFLMVGDGELRPQIEARIQALHLAQVVHLVGWRRDVPEILHLLNILVLTSLWEGLPRVFPQAMAAGVPIVATCVDGAPEAVREGLNGYLLPPRDIKGLAEKVIYLLRHPDLARKMGQEGTRLVDEFDIDDMVRQQEELYLTLLNSFR